From Phenylobacterium montanum, the proteins below share one genomic window:
- a CDS encoding YybH family protein, producing MRIKLLAAGLGLAAFAAFGAKAAEPSTADQLIAVDKAFEAYVAEHGVAQGFKSYMDPKDGLEFAGGEPKRGAEAIFQAEGGDKPPTSKLTWTPTEAFASKSGDMGVTWGRWTETPNDTTKKPFTGRYVTVWRKDAEGHWKGLIDIGTPD from the coding sequence ATGAGGATCAAGCTTCTGGCGGCCGGCCTGGGGCTGGCCGCTTTTGCTGCATTCGGGGCCAAGGCCGCCGAGCCGTCGACGGCCGACCAGCTGATCGCCGTCGACAAGGCGTTCGAGGCCTACGTGGCCGAACACGGCGTGGCCCAGGGCTTCAAGAGCTATATGGACCCTAAGGACGGCTTGGAGTTCGCTGGCGGCGAGCCCAAGCGTGGCGCTGAGGCCATCTTCCAGGCGGAGGGCGGCGACAAGCCGCCGACCTCCAAGCTCACCTGGACCCCGACCGAAGCCTTCGCCTCCAAGTCCGGCGACATGGGCGTCACCTGGGGACGCTGGACCGAAACGCCGAATGACACGACCAAGAAGCCTTTCACCGGCCGCTATGTCACCGTCTGGCGCAAGGACGCCGAGGGCCATTGGAAGGGCCTAATCGACATCGGTACGCCCGACTGA
- a CDS encoding ammonium transporter, translated as MKLLGSNRLAGLLLAAAIVGAPLASPAFAQSASGTPAASSAAATSAAAAAAPAAAPAAATPAPAATPAPPKIDSGDTAWMLTSSVLVLMMTIPGLALFYAGMVRKKNILATLAQSFGATALITVLWTIIGYSIAFTDGGKNTAFIGGFKYFMLAPMGINATNALAPTIPESVYMFFQMTFAIITPALIAGALADRMKYSAFLLFMGAWLLFVYCPIAHWVWGPGGWLGAAGALDFAGGTVVHLNAGTAGLIAALMLGKRKGLGTVNFAPHNLAYSVIGASLLWVGWFGFNAGSAVTSGWQAGMAAAATQIATAMAALAWMGMEWMIAKKPSILGLVSGAVAGLVAITPASGYVDPVGALIIGLAAGVVCYLSAVHLKKMLGYDDALDCWGVHGIGGALGAILTGVFAKKAINPSITGGWLADHNPKQMLLQFQDVGATFIYCAVVTFIILAVLKYTIGIRVSEEAEEEGLDINLHGEVVHG; from the coding sequence ATGAAGCTTTTGGGATCCAACAGGCTGGCGGGTCTGCTGCTCGCGGCCGCGATCGTCGGAGCGCCGCTGGCGTCGCCGGCCTTCGCGCAGTCGGCGAGCGGGACGCCGGCCGCCTCCTCCGCCGCCGCGACCTCGGCCGCCGCTGCCGCAGCCCCGGCGGCTGCGCCTGCCGCCGCGACCCCGGCCCCGGCCGCCACGCCTGCGCCGCCCAAGATCGACAGCGGCGACACGGCCTGGATGCTGACCTCCTCGGTGCTGGTCCTGATGATGACCATCCCGGGCCTGGCCCTGTTCTACGCCGGCATGGTGCGCAAGAAGAACATCTTGGCCACCCTGGCCCAGAGCTTCGGCGCCACAGCCCTGATCACGGTCCTGTGGACCATTATCGGCTACTCGATCGCCTTCACCGACGGAGGCAAGAACACCGCCTTCATCGGCGGGTTCAAATACTTCATGCTGGCGCCGATGGGGATAAACGCGACGAACGCGCTCGCGCCGACCATCCCCGAGTCGGTCTACATGTTCTTCCAGATGACCTTCGCCATCATCACCCCGGCCCTGATCGCCGGGGCGCTGGCGGATCGCATGAAGTATTCCGCCTTCCTGCTGTTCATGGGCGCCTGGCTTCTGTTCGTCTACTGCCCCATCGCCCACTGGGTCTGGGGTCCCGGCGGCTGGCTAGGCGCAGCAGGCGCGCTGGACTTCGCTGGCGGCACCGTGGTCCACCTGAACGCCGGCACTGCAGGCCTGATCGCCGCCCTGATGCTGGGCAAGCGCAAGGGTCTCGGCACCGTCAACTTCGCTCCGCACAACCTCGCCTATTCGGTGATCGGCGCCTCGCTGCTCTGGGTCGGCTGGTTCGGGTTCAACGCGGGTTCAGCTGTGACCTCGGGTTGGCAAGCCGGCATGGCTGCGGCCGCCACCCAGATCGCCACCGCCATGGCCGCCCTGGCCTGGATGGGCATGGAGTGGATGATCGCCAAGAAGCCCTCGATTCTTGGCCTGGTCTCGGGCGCCGTCGCCGGCCTCGTGGCCATCACTCCGGCCTCGGGCTACGTCGATCCGGTCGGGGCGCTGATCATCGGCTTGGCTGCTGGCGTGGTCTGCTACCTGTCGGCCGTCCACCTGAAGAAGATGCTCGGCTACGACGACGCGCTGGACTGCTGGGGCGTGCACGGCATCGGTGGCGCCCTGGGCGCAATCCTGACCGGCGTGTTCGCCAAGAAGGCGATCAACCCTTCGATCACCGGCGGTTGGCTGGCGGACCATAACCCGAAGCAGATGCTGCTGCAATTCCAGGATGTCGGTGCGACCTTCATCTACTGCGCCGTGGTGACCTTCATCATCCTGGCGGTGCTGAAGTACACCATCGGCATCCGGGTCTCGGAAGAGGCCGAGGAAGAAGGCCTGGACATCAACCTGCACGGCGAGGTCGTCCACGGCTGA
- a CDS encoding P-II family nitrogen regulator yields the protein MKLIMAIVKPFKLDEVREALVNAGVEGLTVSEVKGYGRQKGQTEIYRGAEYQVNFVPKVKLEVVVDDAAVARAVDAIKAAAGTGKIGDGKIFVLGVEDAVRIRTGETGSAAL from the coding sequence ATGAAACTGATCATGGCGATCGTCAAACCCTTCAAGCTCGACGAGGTGCGCGAAGCCCTCGTCAATGCGGGCGTGGAGGGCCTGACGGTTTCGGAAGTCAAAGGTTATGGCCGCCAGAAGGGCCAGACCGAGATCTATCGGGGGGCCGAATACCAGGTGAACTTCGTGCCCAAGGTGAAGCTCGAAGTCGTCGTGGACGACGCAGCGGTGGCCAGGGCGGTTGACGCCATCAAGGCCGCGGCCGGCACCGGCAAGATCGGCGACGGGAAAATCTTCGTTCTGGGCGTGGAAGACGCCGTGCGCATCAGGACCGGCGAGACCGGTTCGGCCGCGCTCTGA
- a CDS encoding fasciclin domain-containing protein: MLIKSLMTTAAAMALLAGPVAAQTPAAPAPAAPPAAAPAAPAAPAPIPAASLQPAGDIVATLKASPDFSILSKAIEGSGLSAVLTRPGPFTLIAPNDAAFKALPAAQLADLQNPDKAAQLQQLLIYHLINAAVPPSKIEGSKGPIPTVARKDVQVDGSGAPAKFNDANILGQVAVSNGVIYVVDKVLDPNAPAPVAEAAPAPAAPAAAPPK, from the coding sequence ATGCTGATCAAATCGCTGATGACGACGGCCGCCGCCATGGCGCTGCTGGCGGGACCTGTCGCCGCTCAGACCCCTGCGGCTCCCGCGCCAGCCGCGCCCCCCGCCGCTGCGCCGGCCGCCCCCGCCGCGCCGGCGCCCATTCCGGCCGCCTCGCTGCAGCCCGCCGGCGATATTGTCGCCACCCTGAAGGCCTCGCCGGACTTCAGCATCCTGTCCAAGGCCATCGAGGGCTCGGGCCTCTCCGCCGTGCTGACCCGCCCCGGCCCGTTCACCCTGATCGCGCCGAACGACGCCGCCTTCAAGGCGCTGCCGGCCGCCCAGCTGGCCGATCTGCAGAACCCCGACAAGGCCGCCCAACTGCAGCAGCTCCTGATCTACCACCTGATCAACGCCGCCGTGCCGCCGTCCAAGATCGAAGGCTCCAAGGGCCCGATCCCGACCGTGGCGCGCAAGGACGTTCAGGTCGACGGCAGCGGCGCCCCCGCCAAGTTCAACGACGCCAACATCCTCGGCCAGGTCGCCGTGTCCAACGGCGTCATCTATGTGGTCGACAAGGTGCTGGACCCGAACGCTCCGGCGCCGGTGGCCGAGGCCGCGCCGGCCCCCGCCGCCCCTGCCGCGGCGCCGCCGAAGTAG
- a CDS encoding glycine--tRNA ligase subunit alpha, whose translation MSKPAPLSFQGLILALHDYWSRQGCVILQSYDVEVGAGTLSPFTVLRALGPKPWRVAYVQPSRRPADGRFGENPNRLHQHHQYQVILKPNPPNMQELYLGSLEAVGIDPTLHDIRFVEDDWENPTVGAWGLGWEVWCDGMEVTQYTYFQQVGGLDVAPTAGELTYGLERLALYVQGVESVYDLAFNDPQSPDFKTYGDVFLENEQQFSAFEQDVGDVDVFKRQFEEMEREVPRILNSIGRQGQALVLPAYDHVLKASHLFNLMDARGAIAVAERQSYIGRIRDLCKACAQEWVRQQNQAA comes from the coding sequence ATGTCCAAGCCCGCGCCCCTGTCTTTCCAGGGTCTGATCCTCGCGCTCCATGACTACTGGAGCCGCCAGGGCTGCGTGATTCTGCAGTCCTATGACGTCGAGGTCGGCGCCGGCACCCTCAGCCCCTTCACTGTGCTGCGCGCGCTGGGCCCCAAGCCCTGGCGGGTGGCCTATGTGCAGCCTTCGCGCCGCCCGGCGGACGGCCGCTTCGGCGAGAACCCCAACCGCCTGCACCAGCATCACCAGTACCAGGTGATCCTGAAGCCCAATCCGCCGAACATGCAGGAGCTGTATCTCGGCTCGCTGGAAGCGGTGGGGATCGATCCGACCCTGCATGACATCCGCTTCGTCGAGGACGACTGGGAAAACCCCACCGTGGGCGCCTGGGGCCTGGGCTGGGAGGTGTGGTGCGACGGGATGGAAGTGACGCAATACACCTATTTCCAGCAGGTGGGCGGCCTGGACGTCGCGCCGACCGCGGGGGAGTTGACCTACGGCCTGGAGCGGCTGGCGCTCTACGTCCAGGGGGTGGAGAGCGTCTACGACCTGGCGTTCAACGACCCGCAAAGCCCCGACTTCAAGACCTATGGCGATGTCTTCCTGGAGAACGAGCAGCAGTTCTCGGCCTTCGAACAGGACGTGGGCGACGTGGACGTGTTCAAGCGCCAGTTCGAGGAGATGGAGCGTGAGGTGCCCCGGATCCTGAACAGCATCGGCCGCCAGGGCCAGGCGCTGGTGCTGCCGGCCTATGACCACGTCTTGAAGGCCAGTCACCTGTTCAACCTGATGGATGCGCGCGGGGCCATCGCCGTGGCCGAGCGGCAGAGCTATATCGGCCGCATCCGCGACCTCTGCAAAGCCTGCGCCCAGGAGTGGGTGCGCCAGCAGAACCAGGCCGCTTGA
- a CDS encoding CDGSH iron-sulfur domain-containing protein produces the protein MDEAIRGGSEPIVVEVTAGETYWWCRCGRSKEQPFCDGSHEVTSLEPLEWVAPKTRKVMFCTCKQTKTPPLCDGTHNTL, from the coding sequence ATGGACGAGGCGATCCGAGGCGGCTCAGAGCCGATCGTGGTGGAGGTCACCGCCGGCGAGACCTATTGGTGGTGCCGCTGCGGCCGCTCCAAGGAGCAGCCGTTCTGCGACGGCTCGCACGAGGTGACCTCGCTCGAACCCCTGGAATGGGTCGCGCCCAAGACCCGCAAGGTCATGTTCTGCACCTGCAAACAGACCAAGACCCCGCCGCTCTGCGACGGCACGCATAATACCCTCTAG
- the glyS gene encoding glycine--tRNA ligase subunit beta, whose protein sequence is MPQLLLELLSEEIPARMQAQAARDLERMARDRLAEAGFIPEALTAFAGPRRLTLVAQGLPTAQADRSEERKGPRVGAPDAAVDGFLRSTGLTREQLVERDGVWFATLSRQGRPTADIIAEMVEAIVRNFPWPKSMKWGTSALRWVRPLRRILCVFDGEVVPFAIEGIESGDLTEGHRFMGDGKPFRARHFDDYAAGLAAHFVVLDPAERKARITQGAKTLCFARGLELVEDEGLLDEVCGLAEWPTPILGDMDPAFLDLPPEVIRTSMRTHQKYFAVRRPGEAGLAPHFLAVANIEATDGGAAIAKGNARVLSARLNDARFFWDEDRKVPLESRLEKLKGVTFHAKLGTMYERVERVEALAREIAPLVGADPAVAAKAARLAKADLGTGMVGEFPELQGVIGRYYAAGEGMDPVIADAIRDHYKPQGPGDAVPSDAVGATVALADKLDTLIAFFAIGEKPTGSRDPFALRRAALGVIRVALEKDVRIDLSRMVALTLASLFADQKLGSLERVENLASQIGEAGYEKAAELAFFSIISAYSPEGVQQMGAERWPEVEKARADLHAFFADRLKVSLRDQGKRHDLVDAVFALGDDDIVRIVARVEALDGFLTTEDGKNLLAGYKRATNILKAEEKKEPLPTGAAERLAGAPAEEAALIDALAAAEPEVGAALAKEDFAGAMRALAGLRAPVDAFFEKVLVNDPDVATRHNRLRLLTQVRDAMGRVADFSLVSG, encoded by the coding sequence ATGCCCCAGCTTCTGCTTGAACTCCTGTCCGAGGAAATCCCTGCGCGCATGCAGGCCCAGGCCGCGCGCGACCTGGAGCGCATGGCGCGCGACAGGCTGGCCGAGGCCGGCTTCATTCCCGAGGCCTTGACCGCCTTCGCCGGGCCGCGGCGCCTGACCCTAGTCGCCCAGGGCCTACCGACCGCGCAGGCCGACCGCAGCGAGGAGCGCAAGGGCCCGCGGGTCGGGGCGCCGGACGCGGCGGTCGACGGCTTCCTGCGCTCGACCGGCCTGACCCGCGAGCAGCTGGTCGAGCGGGACGGGGTCTGGTTCGCGACCCTCTCACGCCAGGGCCGGCCGACGGCCGACATCATCGCCGAGATGGTCGAGGCCATCGTGCGCAACTTCCCCTGGCCCAAGTCGATGAAGTGGGGGACCTCGGCCCTGCGCTGGGTGCGCCCGCTGCGCCGGATCCTCTGCGTGTTCGACGGCGAGGTGGTGCCGTTCGCCATCGAGGGGATCGAGAGCGGCGACCTGACCGAGGGCCACCGCTTCATGGGCGACGGCAAGCCGTTCCGCGCCCGCCATTTCGACGACTACGCCGCGGGGCTGGCGGCCCATTTCGTGGTGCTGGACCCGGCCGAGCGCAAGGCGCGGATCACCCAGGGCGCCAAGACCCTGTGCTTCGCCAGGGGCCTGGAGCTGGTCGAGGACGAGGGCCTCTTGGACGAGGTCTGCGGCCTGGCCGAATGGCCGACCCCGATCCTGGGCGACATGGACCCGGCGTTCCTGGACCTGCCGCCCGAGGTGATCCGCACCTCGATGCGCACCCACCAGAAGTATTTCGCCGTGCGCCGGCCGGGCGAGGCGGGCTTGGCTCCGCACTTCCTGGCGGTGGCCAATATCGAGGCGACCGACGGCGGCGCAGCCATCGCCAAGGGCAACGCCCGGGTGCTGTCCGCCCGCCTGAACGACGCCCGCTTCTTCTGGGACGAGGACCGCAAGGTTCCGCTGGAGAGCCGGCTGGAGAAGCTCAAAGGCGTCACCTTCCACGCCAAGCTCGGGACCATGTACGAGCGGGTGGAGCGGGTCGAGGCCCTGGCGCGCGAGATCGCGCCCCTGGTCGGCGCCGATCCGGCGGTCGCCGCCAAGGCGGCGCGCCTGGCCAAGGCGGACCTGGGCACCGGCATGGTCGGGGAGTTCCCCGAACTGCAAGGGGTGATCGGGCGCTACTATGCGGCGGGCGAGGGCATGGACCCGGTGATCGCTGACGCCATTCGGGATCACTACAAGCCCCAGGGGCCGGGCGATGCCGTGCCGAGCGATGCGGTTGGCGCGACGGTCGCTCTGGCAGATAAGCTCGACACGCTTATCGCTTTTTTTGCAATCGGAGAGAAGCCAACGGGGTCGAGAGATCCGTTTGCTCTTAGACGCGCCGCGCTTGGCGTGATCCGAGTCGCGCTGGAAAAGGACGTGCGCATCGACCTATCCCGAATGGTCGCGCTCACACTCGCAAGTTTGTTCGCTGACCAAAAGCTCGGCTCGCTTGAACGAGTCGAGAATTTAGCCTCTCAGATTGGTGAGGCCGGCTACGAGAAGGCTGCAGAATTGGCCTTCTTCAGCATCATTAGTGCCTATTCGCCGGAAGGCGTTCAGCAAATGGGCGCTGAGCGGTGGCCTGAGGTTGAGAAGGCTAGGGCCGATCTTCACGCTTTCTTCGCCGACCGCCTGAAGGTTTCCCTCCGCGACCAAGGCAAGCGCCACGACCTCGTCGACGCTGTCTTCGCCCTTGGCGACGACGACATCGTGCGCATCGTCGCGCGCGTCGAGGCCCTCGACGGCTTCCTGACCACCGAAGACGGCAAGAACCTCCTGGCTGGCTACAAGCGCGCCACCAATATCCTCAAGGCCGAGGAGAAGAAGGAACCGCTGCCGACCGGCGCGGCCGAGCGCCTCGCTGGCGCGCCGGCGGAAGAGGCGGCGCTGATCGACGCCCTGGCCGCGGCCGAGCCCGAGGTTGGCGCCGCACTTGCGAAGGAAGATTTCGCCGGGGCCATGCGCGCCTTGGCGGGACTGAGGGCGCCGGTTGACGCCTTCTTTGAAAAGGTCTTGGTGAACGACCCTGATGTTGCAACGCGGCATAACCGGCTGCGTTTGTTGACGCAGGTGCGAGATGCGATGGGTCGGGTCGCCGACTTCTCGCTGGTTTCCGGGTGA